The region ataatagaaGTAAATATGACATCAAAAGCAACTCAATGACCTTCCTCCAGGGATGGTCATTGTAACTGCAAGCCACAACACGTCACTATAACACTCACTCTTTGGCGAAAGCAAACTCCTCTGGAGACAGGAACGAAGGATCTCCCTCCACTCGAGACTTCTCTTTCTCCAACACATGTGGGAAAAACTTCTCAATCTACACAGGCAACAGAGGACCAGAGAGAAAGGtgtcagtctgagcactgatttaTAGTCCCTCTCACTAGAAGATGATCATATCATGCTGGGTTGTTGTTGGCATTACCTTTTGGAGGCGAGAGCGGAGGTAGCTGCTGAGGACAAAGCGGATCCTGTCAATCTCCATGCGGTGGACACTTGCCTTCACATCACCCCTCCTAACCCGCTGCAGGTTGGCCTCCTGTCAatggagacaacacaacatagaaGTCCTGTTATTACTGGTACCTCACTGCTTACCGAGACAGCTGCTGCACCCCTCAGTTATTTGAGGAACCCCACCACCATTTACCATGTGAGTCAGTTGCTCCATCACACACTCTCCCATCTCTGACTTGTTCTCCAGAAGCTCAGGAGAGAATCTCTCATTCAGCCAGGCCTGGGGGACAGAGGAATACACAAAGTCCACTTTACATAGGAGCAGGATCCGTGCAATGCAAAACGTATCGGTCTGGCTACAGTATTTTAGTAAACATGGCtaattaactagctagctaacgttacctcttCCAATTTCCCAATCAGCTCCGCTGGAGTCAACACATCTTCTTGGCCATCATCTCCTCCGCTGGCATCATCAGACAACGTATCCGACATCCTATACTTGCTTAGCCTACACAAAATGTGGTACTCTATTAAACTAGCTACGCAGAATGTTATatcattatatacattatatctAGACAACACTGTAAATGACGTCGACAGCTCATTAACCTCCTCCGAAACGAGTCACACACTTCCGGTTAAAGT is a window of Oncorhynchus kisutch isolate 150728-3 linkage group LG3, Okis_V2, whole genome shotgun sequence DNA encoding:
- the LOC109872063 gene encoding DNA replication complex GINS protein SLD5; the protein is MSDTLSDDASGGDDGQEDVLTPAELIGKLEEAWLNERFSPELLENKSEMGECVMEQLTHMEANLQRVRRGDVKASVHRMEIDRIRFVLSSYLRSRLQKIEKFFPHVLEKEKSRVEGDPSFLSPEEFAFAKEYLANTETYLKAVALKHMPPNLQTVDMLKAVPEPCLDSFVFLRVRERQENILVEPETDDQREYVVDLDVDSQHLMRYRSIAPLVSSGAVQLI